The proteins below are encoded in one region of Brachyspira intermedia PWS/A:
- a CDS encoding RNA polymerase sigma factor, translating into MSSAMAYEDNIDAFKTGNEEAYKELIEMYKKPLFNLVYSIISNKDEAEEIVQDVFVSFYIKRESFEGRSKIYTWLYRVSFNRAVDHIRKKEREKKYRLKEYRNSEVQESGNDDSIHRIILAEALEKLEDDFRIPLMMAEYENYSYNEISEKLDLPVNTVRTRIFRARKKLLSIMKKMGVSL; encoded by the coding sequence ATGAGCAGTGCTATGGCTTATGAAGATAATATAGATGCATTCAAAACGGGTAATGAGGAAGCTTACAAAGAGCTTATAGAAATGTATAAAAAACCATTATTCAATTTGGTTTATTCTATCATTTCTAATAAAGATGAAGCTGAAGAGATTGTGCAAGACGTTTTTGTAAGTTTTTACATAAAACGTGAAAGTTTTGAGGGAAGAAGTAAAATATACACTTGGCTTTATAGGGTTTCTTTTAACAGGGCTGTTGATCATATAAGAAAAAAAGAAAGAGAAAAAAAATACCGCTTAAAAGAATACAGAAATTCTGAAGTACAGGAATCCGGAAATGATGACAGCATACATAGAATTATATTAGCCGAGGCTTTGGAAAAATTGGAAGATGATTTCAGAATTCCGCTTATGATGGCTGAATATGAAAATTATTCTTACAATGAAATATCCGAAAAATTGGATCTGCCGGTTAATACTGTCAGAACTAGGATATTTAGAGCTAGAAAAAAACTTCTATCTATTATGAAAAAAATGGGGGTGAGCTTATGA
- a CDS encoding Spy/CpxP family protein refolding chaperone, producing MNKIFYTVSLILLLSLSIFAQPGPKGPGPHGPGYGRNRRGGEFDKRLGHDPLQFFRKIGITLTDEQAERMYDIAIKFITEEEPIRLEIERIENSIRLELMKDNTDRNAIKKLIKQKKEQEALRDYLRIVRDLDIIGVLTPEQKAQLNSCMMR from the coding sequence ATGAATAAAATATTTTATACTGTATCTTTAATATTATTATTATCTTTATCAATTTTTGCACAACCGGGTCCTAAAGGTCCCGGTCCTCATGGGCCTGGATATGGAAGAAACAGAAGAGGAGGCGAATTTGATAAAAGATTAGGACATGATCCTTTACAATTCTTTAGAAAAATTGGTATAACTCTAACTGATGAACAGGCTGAAAGAATGTATGATATAGCAATCAAATTTATTACAGAAGAAGAACCTATCAGATTAGAAATAGAAAGAATAGAAAACAGTATAAGATTGGAATTAATGAAAGACAATACTGATAGAAATGCTATTAAAAAACTGATAAAACAGAAAAAAGAGCAAGAGGCTTTAAGAGATTATCTAAGGATAGTAAGAGATTTGGATATTATAGGCGTTCTTACTCCAGAGCAAAAAGCTCAGTTAAACAGTTGTATGATGAGATAG